A genomic window from Lycium barbarum isolate Lr01 chromosome 4, ASM1917538v2, whole genome shotgun sequence includes:
- the LOC132637454 gene encoding uncharacterized protein LOC132637454, producing MEHDSYKFMQKCDQCQIHGDLIKILPTELHAMSSPWPFVVWGMDVIAPIEFNGHRFSLVAIDYFTKCAEATSPKLVTKKVVADNGANLNNHLMKDNNEQFKITHKNSTAYRLQMNGAVEAANKNIKRILRKMADNYKNWHEQLPYAVLGYRTTTRTSTRATPYLLVYGTEAIIPAEVEIPSLRIIQEAELNDAEWVKNRNAKLAMIG from the coding sequence ATGGAGCATGACTCCTACAAGTTCATGCAAAAATGCGATCAGTGTCAGATACACGGAGATCTGATCAAAATCCTACCCACAGAGTTACACGCAATGAGTTCTCCTTGGCCTTTTGTCGTGTGGGGAATGGACGTCATAGCACCCATTGAATTCAATGGACATCGTTTCAGCTtagtcgccatagactacttcaccaaatgtgCGGAGGCAACTTCTCCCAAATTGGTGACCAAGAAAGTGGTAGCTGACAATGGCGCCAATCTGAACAACCATTTGATGAAAGACAACAACGAACAATTCAAAATCACTCACAAGAACTCTACCGCCTATCGGCTACAGATGAATGGAGCTGTGGAAGCTGCCAATAAGAACATCAAAAGGATTTTGAGGAAAATGGCCGACAACTACAAAAATTGGCACGAGCAGCTGCCTTATGCTGTGTTGGGATACAGAACAACGACCAGAACTTCGACCAGGGCAACTCCATACCTTCTCGTTTATGGTACGGAAGCAATCATACCCGcagaagtagaaatcccttcactcaggatcatccaagaggcagaACTGAATGATGCAGAATGGGTCAAGAACCGTAATGCAAAATTGGCCATGATAGGATAA